In the genome of Cryptomeria japonica chromosome 8, Sugi_1.0, whole genome shotgun sequence, one region contains:
- the LOC131066319 gene encoding vacuolar protein sorting-associated protein 28 homolog 1 has translation MASDMLKEVRLWNDKREREMYDNFADLFAIIRTMEKLEKAYVRDVISPKDYEPECSKLIAQFKTLSTSLKDTVPSVERFMETYKMDCPAAVNRLLVSGIPATVEHKAQSSDMGMGTAVAVAECVQHFITAMDSLKLNMVAVDQVHPPLNDILMALSRVPQLSPDFEGKVKMRDWISRLNKMTAADELTEQQARQLLFDLETSYNAFINALPKSS, from the coding sequence ATGGCCAGTGACATGTTAAAGGAAGTGAGATTATGGAACGACAAACGTGAACGCGAAATGTACGACAATTTCGCAGACCTCTTTGCCATAATCCGAACCATGGAGAAACTGGAAAAAGCCTATGTTCGCGACGTGATTTCCCCAAAAGATTACGAACCAGAATGTTCAAAATTAATAGCTCAATTCAAAACCCTGAGCACATCCTTAAAAGACACGGTACCCAGCGTGGAAAGATTCATGGAGACATACAAAATGGACTGCCCGGCTGCCGTAAATCGGCTGCTAGTTTCGGGGATTCCGGCCACTGTGGAACACAAGGCGCAATCCTCTGACATGGGCATGGGCACCGCCGTGGCCGTGGCGGAATGCGTGCAGCATTTTATCACTGCAATGGATTCATTGAAGCTCAACATGGTGGCAGTTGATCAGGTTCATCCCCCGCTTAATGACATATTAATGGCGCTCTCTAGGGTTCCTCAGCTCTCTCCCGACTTTGAGGGGAAAGTGAAGATGAGGGACTGGATTTCCAGGTTGAATAAGATGACTGCTGCAGATGAGCTTACCGAGCAGCAGGCCCGGCAGTTGCTCTTTGATTTGGAAACATCTTATAACGCATTCATCAATGCTTTGCCTAAATCATCTTGA